The following proteins come from a genomic window of Nostoc sp. ATCC 53789:
- a CDS encoding methyl-accepting chemotaxis protein produces MFNKTNTNQGNSAQNRASLISSQKITSGVIKLPTKNSSGTANNSSLNQAFAFFTKLGLAKKATILAIAIGTIPVLGIGAIAFTFANKSITKQITQSQQAEATGLSDKINRFMWGRYGDIQVISSLPFLTSSQDSISNSQKQAVLDRIVEVYKAYDSVAVFDRQGNLIVQSTGEPLENQKDFTYFQDALQKDTPVISKPEAVKNAGVVSIYIAAPVKEKRTGQTIGVVRARLPVTSLEEVIKNYVANGQQYQLLDASGTVFLSPQKGLLGKEAKGEYANLPKLLTANKVDSFIDVPKTDKKQKLVSYVPATKLDGLPDLNWQVLLSTDTATVFEPQRQLLWTIAIGTALTALIVGAIASWLAKLTTLPILNATAALTKLGQGKFNTRVEIEREDELGVLSANINLMAEQLQVLVKEQEVDVEGAKLLADITLRIRRSLKTEDIYHAAVKEVQQVLKTDRVIIYSLNSDNRDGVVVAESVTGNWPEMLGVKIDDPYFRERYIEIESDGQVQAVANIHQDQSLKNANSYIQLLEKFAVKGNLVVPILAQEKLLGLLIAHHCETVHIWQQPEIDLFQQITTQVGYALEQAKLLEEIEQVRNIGITDSDDERHQKETLQQQLLELLNDVEGAARGDLTVRADVTAGEIGTVADFFNSIVESLRDIVTQVQKAATHVNTAIGSNEGAMRHLAEEALTQAAEINRTLDAVDQMTQSMKAVAESAEKAAFVANHAANTATKSGHAMDLTVQNILSLRETVGETAKKVKRLGESSQQISRVVSLINQIAIQTNLLAINAGIEAARAGEEGQGFAVVAEEVGELAVRSAAATQEIEQIVENIQRETSEVVQAMEIGTTQVVEGTLIVEEAKQSLSEILDVSRQIDSLVQSISSATASQVETSQSVSQLMKDIAAISQRTSDSSRQVSESLQQTVEISQQLQETVEAFKVS; encoded by the coding sequence TGTTTAATAAAACCAACACAAATCAAGGTAACAGCGCTCAAAATAGAGCATCGCTAATTTCATCGCAAAAAATAACTAGTGGTGTCATAAAACTACCAACTAAGAATAGTAGCGGAACTGCTAATAATTCTTCGCTGAATCAGGCTTTTGCCTTTTTTACAAAACTCGGATTGGCTAAGAAGGCGACTATTTTAGCGATCGCAATCGGTACAATACCAGTATTGGGCATTGGTGCGATCGCTTTTACTTTTGCCAACAAGTCCATTACTAAGCAAATTACCCAGTCTCAACAAGCTGAAGCAACTGGTTTAAGTGATAAAATTAACCGCTTCATGTGGGGACGCTACGGAGATATTCAGGTAATATCAAGTTTGCCTTTTTTGACAAGTTCCCAAGATAGTATCAGCAATTCACAAAAACAAGCAGTTTTAGATCGAATTGTCGAAGTCTACAAAGCTTATGACAGCGTGGCTGTTTTTGATCGTCAAGGTAATTTAATTGTCCAATCCACAGGCGAACCCCTGGAAAATCAAAAAGACTTTACCTACTTTCAAGATGCTTTACAAAAAGATACTCCTGTCATCAGTAAACCGGAAGCAGTAAAAAATGCTGGTGTAGTGAGTATTTATATAGCTGCACCTGTGAAAGAGAAAAGGACAGGTCAAACCATTGGTGTAGTAAGAGCGCGGCTGCCTGTAACATCCTTAGAAGAAGTCATCAAAAACTACGTAGCCAATGGACAACAATACCAGTTGCTTGATGCTTCAGGAACAGTTTTCTTGAGTCCCCAAAAGGGATTATTGGGGAAAGAGGCAAAGGGAGAGTATGCTAATTTACCCAAACTGCTGACAGCAAACAAGGTAGATAGTTTTATAGATGTTCCTAAAACGGACAAAAAACAAAAATTAGTCAGCTACGTACCAGCCACCAAGCTAGATGGCTTACCTGATTTAAACTGGCAAGTACTTTTGTCCACAGACACTGCAACTGTATTTGAGCCGCAAAGACAATTGTTGTGGACTATAGCGATTGGTACAGCACTGACAGCATTGATTGTGGGTGCGATCGCATCTTGGTTAGCTAAACTTACTACACTGCCAATTCTCAATGCAACTGCGGCATTAACAAAGCTTGGTCAAGGTAAATTCAATACCCGTGTGGAAATCGAAAGAGAAGACGAATTAGGGGTATTGAGTGCAAATATCAACCTGATGGCCGAACAATTGCAGGTTTTAGTTAAAGAACAAGAAGTAGATGTTGAAGGGGCAAAATTACTAGCAGATATTACCTTACGAATTCGGAGAAGTCTGAAAACTGAAGATATTTATCACGCAGCAGTGAAAGAAGTTCAGCAAGTTCTAAAAACAGACCGAGTAATAATTTATAGCCTGAATTCAGATAATCGGGATGGCGTTGTTGTTGCGGAGTCGGTAACTGGTAATTGGCCGGAAATGCTCGGAGTGAAAATCGACGATCCTTATTTTCGGGAACGTTATATAGAAATCGAGAGTGATGGACAGGTGCAAGCAGTTGCAAATATTCATCAAGACCAAAGTTTGAAAAATGCCAATAGTTACATTCAACTATTAGAAAAATTTGCCGTAAAAGGTAATTTGGTTGTACCAATTCTTGCTCAAGAAAAACTTTTAGGCTTATTAATTGCTCATCATTGCGAAACTGTTCATATTTGGCAACAGCCGGAAATTGACTTATTTCAACAGATAACAACTCAAGTTGGCTATGCCTTAGAACAAGCCAAGTTATTAGAGGAGATAGAACAAGTTAGGAATATTGGAATCACCGATTCTGACGATGAACGGCATCAAAAAGAAACACTGCAACAACAACTTTTAGAACTACTCAACGACGTAGAAGGTGCAGCCAGAGGCGACTTGACGGTACGTGCAGACGTGACGGCTGGAGAAATCGGCACTGTTGCCGACTTTTTCAACTCAATTGTCGAAAGTCTCCGCGATATTGTTACCCAAGTTCAAAAAGCTGCCACCCACGTTAATACTGCCATTGGCTCTAACGAAGGAGCAATGCGCCACCTAGCAGAAGAAGCGCTTACGCAAGCTGCCGAAATCAACCGCACCCTAGATGCTGTTGACCAAATGACCCAATCCATGAAAGCTGTAGCCGAAAGCGCCGAAAAAGCTGCTTTCGTTGCCAATCATGCCGCTAACACTGCTACCAAGAGTGGACACGCGATGGATTTGACAGTACAAAATATCCTATCTTTACGGGAAACTGTGGGTGAAACTGCTAAGAAGGTGAAACGTTTGGGAGAATCTTCGCAACAAATTTCCCGTGTAGTTTCCTTGATTAACCAAATCGCCATTCAAACTAACTTACTAGCCATTAACGCCGGCATTGAAGCAGCGCGTGCAGGTGAAGAAGGTCAAGGTTTTGCCGTAGTTGCTGAAGAAGTCGGCGAATTAGCAGTCAGAAGTGCCGCAGCAACCCAAGAAATTGAACAAATTGTTGAAAATATCCAACGAGAAACCAGTGAAGTGGTTCAAGCGATGGAAATAGGCACTACCCAAGTGGTAGAAGGGACTCTAATCGTGGAGGAGGCGAAACAAAGCTTGAGTGAAATTTTAGATGTATCGCGTCAAATTGACTCCTTAGTACAGTCGATTTCCAGTGCAACTGCATCTCAAGTTGAAACATCACAAAGTGTTAGCCAATTGATGAAAGATATTGCTGCTATATCACAACGCACCAGTGATTCTTCTCGTCAAGTTTCCGAATCTCTACAACAAACGGTGGAGATTTCTCAACAGTTACAAGAGACTGTCGAGGCTTTCAAAGTTAGTTAA